From the Oryza glaberrima chromosome 5, OglaRS2, whole genome shotgun sequence genome, one window contains:
- the LOC127775022 gene encoding malate dehydrogenase, mitochondrial-like — translation MRPSLLRYAAQALRRRDYSSAAAAAERKVAILGAAGGIGQPLALLMKLNPLVSSLSLYDIAGTPGVAADVSHINSPALVKGFVGEEQLGEALEGSDVVIIPAGVPRKPGMTRDDLFNINAGIVKGLCTAISKYCPNALVNMISNPVNSTVPIAAEVFKKAGTYDEKKLFGVTTLDVVRAKTFYAGKANVPVTEVNVPVVGGHAGITILPLFSQATPASNALSHEDIKALTKRTQDGGTEVVEAKAGKGSATLSMAYAGAVFADACLKGLNGVPDVVECSFVQSTVTELPFFASKVRLGKNGVEEVLGLGQLSEFEKEGLENLKGELKSSIEKGIKFAHAN, via the exons ATGAGGCCGTCGCTGCTGAGATACGCCGCGCaggcgctccgccgccgcgactactcctccgccgccgcggccgctgaGCGGAAGGTGGCCATCCtcggggcggcgggcgggatCGGCCAGCCGCTCGCGCTTCTCATGAAGCTCAACCCGCTCGTCTCGTCCCTCTCCCTCTACGATATCGCCGGAAcccccggcgtcgccgccgatgTCTCCCACATCAACTCGCCGGCGCTG GTGAAGGGCTTCGTCGGGGAGGAGCAGCTCGGGGAGGCGTTGGAGGGTTCGGACGTCGTAATCATCCCGGCCGGTGTGCCGAGGAAGCCCGGCATGACCAGGGACGACCTCTTCAACATCAACGCCGGCATTGTTAAGGGCCTCTGCACTGCCATCTCCAAGTACTGCCCCAAC GCTCTTGTCAATATGATCAGCAACCCTGTCAACTCGACTGTCCCCATCGCAGCGGAGGTGTTCAAGAAGGCTGGTACTTACGATGAGAAGAAACTGTTTGGTGTGACCACGCTTGATGTTGTGCGCGCTAAAACTTTCTATGCTGGAAAGGCTAATGTGCCAGTTACTG AAGTGAATGTCCCTGTGGTTGGTGGCCATGCTGGTATTACTATCCTGCCACTGTTCTCGCAG GCAACCCCTGCAAGTAATGCATTGTCGCATGAGGACATTAAGGCTCTGACCAAGAGGACACAAGATGGTGGGACGGAAGTTGTTGAAGCAAAGGCTGGAAAGGGTTCTGCAACATTGTCTATGGC ATATGCTGGTGCGGTATTTGCAGATGCGTGCTTGAAGGGGCTCAATGGAGTTCCTGATGTTGTAGAGTGCTCTTTTGTGCAATCAACAGTAACAGAGCTGCCATTCTTCGCCTCAAAG GTAAGGCTTGGCAAGAATGGAGTGGAGGAAGTACTTGGGTTGGGCCAGCTTTCCGAGTTTGAGAAGGAGGGTCTGGAGAACCTGAAGGGTGAGCTCAAGTCTTCGATTGAGAAGGGCATCAAGTTTGCTCACGCGAACTAG
- the LOC127775025 gene encoding histone H2B.9, whose protein sequence is MAPKAEKKPAAKKPAEEEPAAEKAPAAGKKPKAEKRLPAGKGEKGGAGEGKKAGRKKGKKSVETYKIYIFKVLKQVHPDIGISSKAMSIMNSFINDIFEKLAAEAAKLARYNKKPTITSREIQTSVRLVLPGELAKHAVSEGTKAVTKFTSA, encoded by the coding sequence ATGGCGCCCAAGGCGGagaagaagccggcggcgaagaagcccgcggaggaggagcccgcggcggagaaggccccggcggcggggaagaagcCCAAGGCGGAGAAGCGGCTCCCCGCGGGGAAGGGCGAgaagggcggcgccggcgaggggaaGAAGgccgggaggaagaaggggaagaagagcgTGGAGACCTACAAGATCTACATCTTCAAGGTGCTCAAGCAGGTCCACCCCGACATCGGCATCTCCTCCAAGGCCATGTCCATCATGAACTCCTTCATCAACGACATCTTCGAGAagctcgccgccgaggccgccaaGCTCGCCCGCTACAACAAGAAGCCCACCATCACCTCCCGCGAGATCCAGACCTCCGtccgcctcgtcctccccggcgagctcgccAAGCACGCCGTCTCCGAGGGCACCAAGGCCGTCACCAAGTTCACCTCCGCTTAG